A window of the Bactrocera neohumeralis isolate Rockhampton unplaced genomic scaffold, APGP_CSIRO_Bneo_wtdbg2-racon-allhic-juicebox.fasta_v2 cluster09, whole genome shotgun sequence genome harbors these coding sequences:
- the LOC126763905 gene encoding protein arginine N-methyltransferase 1: MSDDVIMYSSTSNQANNDVATSLKNSKENFVSHSASAEEMTSRDYYFDSYAHFGIHEEMLKDEVRTITYRNAMYHNKHLFRGKVVLDVGCGTGILSMFAAKAGASKVIAVDCSNIIEYARQVVIDNNLQDVISVVKGKIEEIELPPGIEKVDIIISEWMGYCLFYESMLDTVLHARDKWLKSDGMMFPDRGTLYITAIEDRQYKDEKINWWDDVYGFDMSCIRKVAVTEPLVDVVDPKQVVSTSYMVKEVDLYTVRKEDLEFSSPFNLIIKRNDFVQALVTYFNIEFTKCHKRLGFSTSPEATYTHWKQTVFYLDDYLTVKKGEEIVGTFKMKPNERNNRDLDFVIDVQFKGELSDVHEHNTYRMR; encoded by the exons ATG tcgGATGACGTGATTATGTACTCAAGCACATCTAATCAAGCTAATAATGATGTTGCAACCAGTTTAAAGAATTCTAAAGAAAATTTCGTCTCACATTCAGCTTCAGCGGAGGAGATGACATCAAGGGATTACTATTTCGACTCGTATGCTCATTTCGGCATTCATGAAGAAATGCTGAAAGATGAAGTGCGTACTATCACTTATAGGAATGCTATGTACcataataaacatttattcCGGGGAAAA gTTGTTCTTGATGTTGGCTGTGGAACCGGTATTTTGTCTATGTTTGCAGCGAAAGCTGGAGCATCGAAAGTCATAGCGGTAGATTGTTCTAACATCATAGAGTATGCTCGACAAGTAGTAATAGACAACAATCTTCAAGATGTGATTAGTGTGGTAAAaggaaaaattgaagaaattgaaTTACCACCTGGTATAGAAAAGGTGGACATAATTATATCTGAATGGATGGG gTATTGTCTCTTCTACGAATCCATGCTGGACACAGTTTTACATGCACGAGACAAATGGTTAAAATCGGATGGTATGATGTTCCCAGACCGTGGTACTTTATATATAACAGCGATTGAGGATAGGCAATATaaagatgaaaaaattaattggtgGGATGATGTTTATGGATTTGATATGAGTTGCATACGAAAAGTTGCCGTGACTGAACCACTGGTCGACGTAGTAGATCCTAAACAGGTTGTTTCAACTTCCTATATGGTTAAGGAGGTAGATTTGTACACAGTTAGAAAGGAAGACTTGGAATTCTCCTCTCCGTTTAACCTGATTATAAAGCGAAACGATTTTGTACAGGCCCTTGTTACATACTTCAATATTGAATTTACAAAATGCCACAAACGTCTAGGTTTTAGTACTTCCCCTGAGGCTACATATACCCACTGGAAACAAACAGTGTTTTATTTAGATGACTACCTTACAGTTAAAAAAGGGGAAGAAATTGTAGGTACCTTTAAAATGAAGCCAAATGAACGCAATAATCGCGATTTAGACTTTGTCATCGATGTTCAATTTAAAGGTGAACTTTCAGATGTCCATGAACATAACACCTATAGAATGCGTTAA